In Bacillaceae bacterium S4-13-56, one DNA window encodes the following:
- a CDS encoding cold-shock protein — MAFYQKKSEPIPEVETKVWSCVNEDCSSWMREDFTFEEKPTCPKCQSEMVKETRVLPQIS, encoded by the coding sequence ATGGCGTTCTATCAGAAAAAAAGTGAACCAATACCAGAGGTTGAGACTAAGGTGTGGTCATGTGTGAACGAGGACTGTTCAAGCTGGATGCGAGAGGATTTCACCTTTGAAGAGAAGCCAACTTGTCCGAAATGTCAATCAGAAATGGTAAAAGAAACACGAGTACTGCCACAGATCAGCTAA